In one Drosophila pseudoobscura strain MV-25-SWS-2005 chromosome X, UCI_Dpse_MV25, whole genome shotgun sequence genomic region, the following are encoded:
- the LOC4812714 gene encoding uncharacterized protein, whose product MVLLLVHLRRLILLLTVVHLCGAVFRRLITERHHAYVLQPYGFHGVGRLRSGSWFKEPLHVQWWAYIYTCYGYLVLVNYVNMRRLTNLIEFFLN is encoded by the coding sequence ATGGTACTGCTCTTGGTGCACCTGCGGCGACTCATTCTTCTGCTGACCGTGGTCCACCTGTGCGGTGCGGTGTTCCGGCGCCTGATCACCGAACGACACCACGCCTACGTCCTGCAGCCCTATGGCTTCCACGGAGTGGGACGCCTGCGGAGTGGCAGCTGGTTCAAGGAGCCGCTCCATGTCCAGTGGTGGGCCTATATATACACCTGCTACGGCTATTTGGTGCTGGTCAACTATGTCAATATGCGGCGGCTGACCAACCTGATTGAGTTCTTCCTGAACTGA